In the Desulfovibrio sp. genome, one interval contains:
- a CDS encoding glutamine amidotransferase, translating into MKRCVAIQHVAFENLGVFVQPIEEAGFAISYVQAGVVPIEPELWKDADLAVVLGGPIGVYQDDLYPFLADEKALVATRLASGRPLLGICLGAQLMASALDAAVYPGTAKEIGWGQVDLTPAGLSGPLAELTAAPVLHWHGDTYDLPRGCDLLASTPITPHQAFRPGPGQLALQFHAEMDAAMMETWLVGHCCELGVSGFDPRTIRDDARNLGTQARNAGVAFMRRWLAEEVH; encoded by the coding sequence ATGAAGCGTTGCGTTGCCATTCAGCATGTGGCTTTTGAAAATCTGGGCGTGTTTGTGCAACCCATTGAAGAAGCAGGCTTTGCCATCAGCTATGTGCAGGCTGGCGTGGTACCCATTGAGCCGGAGCTGTGGAAGGACGCAGACCTTGCGGTTGTGCTGGGCGGCCCCATCGGCGTGTATCAGGATGACCTGTATCCTTTCCTTGCCGACGAGAAAGCCCTGGTGGCAACCCGGCTTGCATCGGGGCGGCCCCTTCTGGGCATATGCCTTGGCGCGCAGCTTATGGCCAGCGCCCTTGATGCCGCCGTGTACCCCGGCACCGCCAAGGAAATTGGCTGGGGGCAGGTTGACCTCACCCCGGCAGGCCTCAGCGGTCCTCTGGCCGAGCTGACGGCTGCGCCAGTGCTGCACTGGCACGGTGATACCTATGACCTGCCGAGGGGCTGCGACCTGCTGGCTTCAACACCCATCACGCCGCATCAGGCATTTCGCCCCGGGCCGGGGCAGCTCGCCCTTCAGTTTCATGCTGAAATGGACGCGGCCATGATGGAAACGTGGCTTGTGGGCCATTGCTGCGAGCTGGGCGTCAGCGGTTTTGACCCCCGCACCATTCGGGATGATGCCCGCAACTTGGGCACTCAGGCGCGCAACGCTGGTGTGGCCTTTATGCGGCGCTGGCTGGCCGAAGAGGTACACTGA